The Thalassotalea nanhaiensis genome has a window encoding:
- a CDS encoding 1-acyl-sn-glycerol-3-phosphate acyltransferase, translating into MRFISYLLLVWVKCLSKLFYKIEQRWLSDEKQPHWQDINLIVILNHTSLFEPVLLRNIPLSFLWRMSDQLVLPGADNTMQRPIVGKILYSLVPGCIPISRKNDDTWQDFLGVVNDKKITAILPEGRMKRPNGLDKHGNEMTVRGGVADIISRLNRGKILFVYSGGLHHIQSPGDKFPKLFKTIKLNLELVDVKAYKLEQSATVEDDYKANVINDMQQRLKNKTP; encoded by the coding sequence TTGCGCTTTATTAGTTATCTCTTATTGGTTTGGGTTAAATGTTTATCTAAGTTGTTCTATAAAATAGAGCAACGGTGGTTGTCAGATGAAAAACAGCCGCATTGGCAAGATATTAACCTGATTGTCATTTTAAATCATACCAGTTTGTTTGAGCCGGTATTGCTCCGCAATATTCCTTTGTCATTTTTGTGGCGCATGTCTGATCAATTAGTGTTGCCCGGTGCTGACAATACAATGCAACGGCCCATCGTTGGTAAAATACTTTATTCACTAGTACCCGGTTGTATTCCTATTAGCCGAAAAAATGATGACACCTGGCAAGACTTTCTTGGCGTGGTTAACGATAAAAAAATTACAGCGATTTTACCTGAAGGTCGAATGAAACGACCAAATGGCTTAGATAAACATGGTAATGAAATGACGGTAAGAGGGGGCGTTGCAGATATAATATCGCGTCTAAACCGAGGAAAAATACTGTTTGTTTACAGTGGCGGTTTACATCATATTCAATCTCCGGGTGATAAATTTCCCAAACTATTTAAAACCATAAAGCTTAATTTAGAGCTTGTTGATGTTAAGGCATACAAACTGGAACAGTCAGCTACAGTGGAAGACGATTATAAAGCCAATGTAATTAACGATATGCAGCAAAGGCTAAAGAATAAAACACCTTAA
- a CDS encoding acetolactate synthase 3 large subunit: protein MTTEQYSGAELLIKSLAELDVEYIFGYPGGSVLDIYDAIFRQDDVSHILVRHEQAATHMADGYTRASGKCGYVLATSGPGNTNCVTGIANAYMDSIPMVVLAGQVASTLIGGDAFQETDIIGCSRPIVKHSFNCRSASELPNVVAKAQYIAMTGRPGPVVIELPKDILNPDIKMPFVMNKDVKMRSYNPNVKGHRKQIKKAVEKIVNAKKLVMYTGGGIILADASDKLTTLVERLNAPCTNTLMGLGGLSGLHDNFIGMLGMHGTAEANKAMAGADIILALGARFDDRVTNKVEKFCPNATIIHVDIDPTSISKTVNAHIPIVGNVDVVIDQLTAELDEVGHKHNKDDFKEWWSEINEWRKLNSFSYEKHPDKIKPQQVVEAIYKHTNGDAYVCSDVGQHQMFAAQYYPFKKPRQWINSGGLGTMGFGLPAAMGVKVAYPDAHVVCVTGDGSIQMNIQELSTCLQYDLPVVIVTLNNRSLGMVRQWQDMIYGGRHSSSYMESLPDFIKLAEAYGHVGMEVTHPDQLDDAMKEAFSIRKRLVFMDVIVDETEHVYPMQVRFGAVDDMWLKKGEKV, encoded by the coding sequence ATGACCACAGAACAATATTCAGGAGCAGAACTACTTATAAAATCTCTTGCAGAGTTAGATGTAGAATACATCTTTGGCTACCCAGGCGGCTCTGTTTTAGATATTTATGATGCAATTTTTAGACAAGATGACGTAAGCCATATACTTGTCCGTCACGAACAAGCAGCAACACATATGGCAGATGGCTACACCCGCGCATCAGGTAAGTGTGGTTATGTTTTAGCAACATCAGGACCTGGTAACACTAACTGTGTAACCGGTATTGCTAATGCGTATATGGACTCTATCCCTATGGTCGTTCTTGCCGGCCAAGTAGCATCAACTCTTATTGGTGGCGATGCTTTCCAAGAAACCGATATTATTGGTTGTTCTCGCCCTATCGTTAAGCACAGTTTTAACTGTCGTAGTGCTAGCGAATTACCAAACGTTGTTGCTAAAGCCCAATATATCGCAATGACAGGACGTCCAGGACCTGTTGTAATTGAATTGCCTAAAGATATCTTAAACCCTGATATTAAAATGCCATTTGTAATGAATAAAGACGTGAAAATGCGCTCTTACAATCCAAATGTTAAAGGTCATCGTAAACAAATTAAAAAAGCCGTTGAAAAAATCGTTAACGCTAAAAAGCTGGTTATGTATACGGGCGGCGGCATTATTCTTGCGGATGCATCCGATAAATTAACGACACTGGTTGAACGTTTAAATGCTCCTTGTACTAACACATTAATGGGCTTAGGTGGTCTTAGCGGCTTACATGACAACTTTATTGGCATGTTAGGTATGCATGGTACTGCTGAAGCAAATAAAGCCATGGCAGGTGCTGATATTATTCTTGCTTTAGGTGCTCGCTTTGATGACCGTGTAACCAACAAAGTAGAAAAGTTTTGTCCAAATGCCACTATTATCCACGTAGACATTGATCCTACGTCAATTTCGAAAACCGTTAATGCACATATTCCAATTGTGGGTAATGTCGATGTTGTTATTGACCAACTAACTGCTGAATTGGATGAAGTTGGCCACAAACATAACAAGGATGACTTTAAAGAGTGGTGGAGTGAAATTAACGAATGGCGCAAGCTAAACAGCTTTAGCTATGAAAAACACCCGGATAAAATTAAGCCACAACAAGTTGTTGAAGCAATTTATAAGCACACCAATGGTGACGCTTATGTATGTTCAGACGTTGGCCAGCATCAAATGTTTGCAGCGCAATACTACCCGTTTAAAAAACCTCGTCAATGGATTAACTCTGGTGGCTTAGGCACCATGGGCTTTGGTCTACCTGCGGCAATGGGGGTTAAAGTTGCTTACCCTGACGCACACGTTGTATGTGTAACCGGTGACGGCTCAATTCAAATGAACATTCAAGAGTTATCTACGTGTTTGCAATATGACTTACCCGTTGTAATTGTTACCTTGAACAACCGCTCGCTGGGCATGGTACGTCAATGGCAAGATATGATATACGGTGGCCGTCACTCATCATCTTATATGGAGTCGTTACCTGACTTTATTAAACTGGCCGAAGCTTACGGTCATGTTGGCATGGAAGTAACTCACCCTGATCAATTAGATGATGCAATGAAAGAGGCATTTTCAATAAGAAAACGTTTAGTATTTATGGATGTGATTGTCGATGAAACCGAACACGTTTACCCAATGCAAGTACGTTTTGGTGCTGTAGACGACATGTGGCTTAAAAAAGGAGAAAAAGTATAA
- the ilvN gene encoding acetolactate synthase small subunit — MRRILSILLENEPGALSRIVGLFSQRAFNIESLCVAETDEPTISRITISTFGDDKVLEQITKQVNKLIDVIRVSDLTDRAHIERELVLVKVLAMNNITRTEVKRIADIFRGDIIDVGKQIYTVQLTGDEDKIASFISVLNNETEIIEVVRSGTVGIARGEKALRV, encoded by the coding sequence ATGCGCCGTATCCTATCAATTTTATTAGAAAACGAACCAGGTGCCCTTTCACGTATTGTGGGTTTATTTTCACAGCGTGCCTTTAATATTGAAAGCCTATGTGTCGCTGAAACTGATGAGCCAACAATCTCTCGCATTACCATTTCTACCTTTGGTGACGACAAAGTGCTCGAACAAATCACTAAGCAAGTTAACAAGCTTATCGATGTAATTCGCGTATCTGATCTAACTGATCGAGCTCACATTGAACGTGAATTGGTATTGGTAAAAGTTCTGGCAATGAATAATATTACCCGTACTGAAGTTAAACGAATCGCAGATATTTTCCGCGGTGACATCATCGATGTTGGCAAGCAAATTTATACCGTTCAATTGACCGGTGATGAAGATAAAATTGCATCGTTTATCAGCGTATTAAACAATGAAACTGAAATCATTGAAGTAGTACGCTCTGGTACTGTTGGCATAGCCCGCGGCGAAAAAGCGCTACGAGTTTAA
- a CDS encoding GNAT family N-acetyltransferase produces MHIQVATKADKSAIKRFYKNNRYSASFMGDDQCFYITHHEEIVACVIVSYSKTTPFLHALVVQQNQQKNGLARQLVAQCQQQFTDIICFANNDLTEFYLKLGFVKSNANRLPANLLDRFQIYSNKNNLLQCYQYLSESASNNR; encoded by the coding sequence ATGCACATACAAGTCGCAACTAAAGCAGATAAATCAGCAATAAAACGCTTTTATAAAAACAACCGTTACAGCGCCAGCTTTATGGGCGATGATCAATGCTTTTATATTACACACCACGAAGAAATTGTTGCGTGTGTCATAGTTTCATATTCTAAAACGACTCCTTTCTTACATGCCCTTGTCGTTCAACAAAACCAACAGAAAAACGGCTTAGCCCGACAACTGGTGGCACAATGCCAACAGCAATTTACTGATATTATTTGTTTCGCTAATAATGATTTAACTGAATTTTATCTAAAACTAGGGTTTGTTAAGAGCAACGCAAATAGGTTACCAGCGAACTTACTTGATAGATTTCAAATTTATTCCAACAAAAACAACCTACTTCAATGTTACCAATACTTAAGTGAGTCAGCGTCTAATAACCGTTAA
- a CDS encoding M64 family metallopeptidase: protein MNKLVAIFGLFLSWATIAQVQTLRVDYYHTGDSQQEIFSLDSVVVEPLAWPGSKSQVLDDLNRGKYRFIIKDKTSKQVLFTRSYSSIYGEWETTGEAKKIKRTFHESLRFPMPDKEVIIEIEKRDAKHQFQNVWTTEIDPNHYLNHRESAGYAEQVIAIEHNGDPKNKVDLLILGDGYTKAELSKFKTTAKELTEALFATSPFKENRKNFNVWALAPLTKESGVSRPSTGTYHDSPLGVTYDAFGSERYVLTSDNRNFRRIASSAPYDFVEIIVNNDTYGGGGIYGLYSTAAANSDWADYLFIHEFGHHFAGLADEYYTSSVAYAAPTNIIEPYEPNVTALLNGDTLKWQTKVNKQTPLPTPWPKQEYEKHSYEYQQIRGQLRKDNKPESEMDKLFHENQRIVEGMFSKAEYNNVIGAFEGANYSAKGFYRSELNCIMFTRTDDFCDVCQQGIVDVIKLYSSQ from the coding sequence GTCAGCAGGAGATATTCTCTCTAGACAGTGTGGTGGTGGAGCCTCTCGCGTGGCCAGGTTCAAAATCTCAAGTACTGGATGATCTGAATCGTGGCAAATACCGTTTTATTATTAAAGATAAAACATCAAAACAGGTGTTGTTTACCCGCAGTTACAGCTCTATTTATGGTGAGTGGGAAACAACAGGAGAAGCGAAAAAAATTAAGCGCACCTTCCATGAGTCATTGCGTTTTCCTATGCCTGATAAAGAAGTGATTATTGAAATTGAAAAACGTGATGCCAAGCATCAATTTCAAAATGTGTGGACCACTGAGATTGATCCAAACCATTATTTAAATCATCGTGAATCAGCTGGCTACGCTGAGCAAGTTATTGCCATTGAACACAATGGCGACCCAAAGAATAAGGTCGACTTGCTTATCTTGGGCGATGGCTATACCAAGGCTGAATTATCTAAATTTAAAACAACGGCAAAAGAGCTTACCGAAGCGTTGTTTGCCACCAGCCCATTTAAAGAAAATAGAAAAAACTTTAATGTATGGGCGTTAGCACCGCTTACTAAAGAGTCTGGCGTTTCTCGTCCATCTACCGGCACATACCACGACAGCCCTTTGGGGGTAACTTATGATGCATTTGGCTCTGAACGTTATGTGCTCACCAGTGATAATCGAAATTTTCGTCGTATCGCCTCATCTGCACCTTACGATTTTGTTGAAATTATTGTGAATAACGATACCTACGGTGGTGGCGGTATTTATGGCTTATATTCAACCGCTGCAGCAAACAGTGATTGGGCCGATTATTTGTTTATTCATGAATTTGGTCACCATTTTGCAGGGCTTGCCGATGAGTATTACACAAGCTCGGTAGCCTATGCGGCACCTACAAATATCATAGAGCCTTATGAGCCAAACGTTACTGCCTTATTAAATGGTGACACTTTGAAATGGCAAACAAAAGTTAACAAGCAAACGCCATTGCCCACGCCTTGGCCAAAACAAGAGTATGAAAAGCACTCTTATGAATATCAACAAATTCGCGGCCAGTTGCGTAAAGATAACAAACCTGAAAGTGAGATGGATAAACTATTTCATGAAAACCAACGCATTGTTGAAGGCATGTTTTCTAAAGCCGAATATAACAATGTAATAGGGGCGTTTGAAGGGGCAAACTATTCTGCCAAAGGCTTCTATCGAAGTGAGTTAAACTGCATTATGTTTACCCGTACCGATGATTTTTGTGATGTGTGTCAGCAGGGCATTGTTGATGTGATCAAATTGTATTCAAGCCAGTAA